From Candidatus Manganitrophus morganii, the proteins below share one genomic window:
- a CDS encoding 2-isopropylmalate synthase gives MSRMIQIFDTTLRDGEQSPGASMNVEEKLSIAKQLARLGVDIIEAGFAYSSPGDFEAVRTIANEVEGPTVCSLARAKPADIDSAWEALKGGGKVRIHTFISTSDIHLKHQFRLTREEALKRAVEMVAHARGYVEDVEFSPMDATRSDETYLCEVLEAVIAAGAKTVNIPDTVGYAIPQDFGRLIEAIRKRVPNIDQAVISVHCHNDLGLAVANSIAAILAGAGQVECTINGIGERAGNASLEEVVMALRTRKDLFGADTKINTEEITKSSRLVSKITGMMVQPNKAIVGANAFAHESGIHQDGLLKEKMTYEIMRPESVGAGKTHIVLGKHSGRHAFKKRLEEMGYHPNEAELDQAFERLKRLADQKKEIFEEDLETIITEEMDRPSETYKLIAIHVESGSDVTPTATVEMSIGETVHKMVGKGDGPVDAAYRTIAAITQTKSRLLSYNVKGITGGTDALGEVSVSIEEEGKTAMGHGADTDIIIASARAYLNALNKLAARAARGGKAEPKVGLI, from the coding sequence ATGTCACGGATGATTCAAATTTTCGATACCACCCTTCGCGATGGAGAGCAATCTCCCGGCGCCAGCATGAATGTCGAGGAAAAGCTCTCGATCGCCAAGCAGCTGGCCCGATTGGGGGTCGATATCATCGAAGCCGGATTCGCCTACAGCTCGCCCGGAGACTTTGAAGCGGTCCGGACGATCGCCAACGAGGTCGAAGGGCCGACCGTCTGCAGTCTTGCCCGCGCCAAGCCGGCCGACATCGACAGCGCCTGGGAGGCGCTGAAGGGGGGAGGCAAGGTCCGGATTCACACCTTCATCTCCACCTCCGATATTCATCTGAAGCATCAGTTCCGGCTCACACGGGAGGAGGCGCTCAAACGCGCGGTTGAGATGGTCGCGCACGCGCGCGGTTATGTCGAGGATGTCGAGTTCTCCCCGATGGATGCCACCCGCTCCGATGAAACCTATCTCTGTGAAGTTTTGGAGGCCGTCATCGCCGCGGGGGCCAAGACGGTCAACATCCCGGACACGGTCGGCTACGCGATCCCGCAGGATTTCGGGCGGCTGATCGAAGCGATCCGCAAGCGCGTTCCCAATATCGATCAGGCGGTCATCTCCGTCCACTGCCATAATGATCTGGGGCTGGCGGTGGCCAACTCCATCGCCGCCATTTTGGCCGGGGCGGGGCAGGTGGAGTGCACCATCAACGGCATCGGAGAGCGGGCCGGGAACGCCTCGCTCGAAGAGGTCGTCATGGCGCTTCGGACCCGCAAAGATCTCTTCGGCGCCGATACGAAGATCAATACCGAAGAGATCACCAAGTCGAGCCGTCTTGTTAGCAAGATCACCGGGATGATGGTTCAGCCGAACAAGGCGATCGTCGGGGCCAACGCCTTTGCGCACGAGTCGGGAATTCATCAAGACGGGCTGCTCAAGGAGAAAATGACCTACGAAATCATGCGGCCCGAGTCGGTCGGGGCCGGCAAGACCCATATCGTTCTCGGCAAGCATTCCGGCCGCCACGCCTTCAAAAAGCGGCTGGAAGAGATGGGCTATCATCCGAACGAGGCCGAGCTCGACCAGGCGTTCGAGCGGCTCAAGCGTCTCGCCGATCAGAAGAAGGAGATCTTCGAAGAGGACCTCGAGACGATCATCACGGAAGAGATGGACCGCCCCTCCGAAACCTATAAGCTCATCGCGATTCATGTGGAGAGCGGGAGTGATGTCACCCCCACCGCCACGGTCGAGATGTCGATCGGGGAGACCGTCCATAAGATGGTCGGCAAGGGGGACGGTCCGGTCGATGCCGCGTATCGGACCATTGCGGCGATCACCCAGACGAAGAGCCGTCTTCTCTCGTACAACGTCAAGGGGATCACCGGCGGGACCGACGCATTGGGCGAAGTCTCCGTTTCCATCGAGGAGGAAGGCAAGACCGCCATGGGACACGGCGCCGACACCGATATCATCATCGCCTCGGCCCGAGCGTATCTCAATGCTCTCAACAAGCTCGCCGCGCGCGCCGCACGCGGGGGGAAAGCCGAGCCGAAGGTCGGATTAATCTAA
- the leuB gene encoding 3-isopropylmalate dehydrogenase, whose product MTKAYRITVLPGDGIGQEIVPQAVAVLESIGKKFGHRFEFQNAIVGGTAIDQFGKPLPEETLKLALEADAVLLGAVGGPKWEGLDYSIRPERALLGLREKLGLYANLRPAKLFPMLADASTLKREVIDGIDLLVVRELTGGIYFGKPRGVEKYEGGERGINTEVYTTPEIVRIAKVAFEVARKRRKKVMSVDKANVLEATELWRKVVTEVHKGYPDVALSHMYVDNCAMQLIRNPKQFDVLVTTNLFGDILSDEAAMLTGSIGMLPSASMGERADGKGLRGMYEPIHGSAPDIAGKDLANPIATILSAAMMLQYSFGLDKEGAAIEAAVVRVLEKGYRTADIYSEGTKKVGCVEMGRRILEELK is encoded by the coding sequence ATGACAAAAGCGTATCGGATTACCGTTCTCCCCGGAGACGGGATCGGCCAGGAAATCGTTCCCCAAGCGGTGGCCGTCTTGGAGTCCATCGGTAAAAAATTCGGACATCGGTTCGAATTTCAAAATGCCATTGTCGGCGGAACGGCGATCGATCAGTTCGGGAAGCCCCTTCCCGAGGAGACCCTCAAATTGGCGCTTGAGGCCGATGCCGTTTTGCTCGGCGCCGTCGGGGGGCCGAAGTGGGAGGGGCTCGATTATTCGATCCGCCCCGAGCGGGCGCTGCTCGGATTGCGCGAGAAACTGGGACTCTATGCCAATCTCCGGCCGGCAAAGCTTTTTCCAATGCTCGCCGATGCGTCGACCCTCAAGCGGGAGGTGATCGACGGGATCGATCTGCTGGTGGTCCGCGAGCTGACCGGCGGGATCTATTTCGGCAAGCCGCGCGGGGTGGAGAAATACGAGGGAGGCGAACGAGGGATCAACACCGAAGTCTACACAACGCCGGAGATTGTCCGGATCGCCAAAGTCGCCTTCGAGGTCGCCCGGAAGCGGCGGAAGAAGGTGATGTCGGTCGACAAGGCCAATGTCTTGGAAGCGACCGAGCTCTGGCGCAAGGTCGTCACCGAAGTCCACAAGGGGTATCCCGATGTGGCGCTCAGCCATATGTACGTCGACAATTGCGCGATGCAGCTGATCCGAAACCCGAAGCAGTTCGATGTGTTGGTCACGACGAATCTCTTCGGGGATATTCTCTCCGATGAGGCGGCGATGTTGACCGGCTCGATCGGGATGCTCCCCTCCGCCAGCATGGGAGAGCGAGCGGATGGGAAGGGTCTGCGGGGGATGTACGAGCCGATTCATGGAAGCGCCCCCGACATCGCCGGGAAGGACCTCGCCAATCCGATCGCCACGATCCTCTCCGCCGCGATGATGCTGCAGTACTCCTTCGGGCTCGATAAAGAGGGTGCCGCCATCGAGGCGGCGGTGGTCCGGGTCCTGGAAAAAGGTTATCGGACGGCCGACATCTACTCCGAGGGGACGAAGAAAGTCGGATGCGTCGAGATGGGCCGCCGGATTTTGGAAGAACTCAAGTAA
- a CDS encoding metallophosphoesterase, whose protein sequence is MDPVPPRIRRIPFGRLSLFLLILFPLFLFGCARFPAPASLSVPEGSSVLVGAGDIGHCLWKGNQATARLLDRIPGLVFTTGDNAYPEGSAEDFADCYDPFWGRHKERTRPSPGNHDYRTSGAAGYFDYFGAKAGEPDKGYYSYDLGGWHIIVLNSNIDVSAGSPQEAWLRADLASHPKRCTLAYWHHPLFSSGRRGKAAMKPVWQALYEAKAEIVLAGHDHVYERFAPQTPDGAADPGRGIRAFVVGTGGAGLDRFRTTAANSEFRYNRAYGVLRLVLNDGTYQWEFIAMLFPGRMRVVDSGSGFCH, encoded by the coding sequence ATGGATCCGGTCCCCCCCAGAATACGCCGCATCCCTTTTGGACGTCTCTCTTTATTTCTCCTCATCCTCTTCCCGCTTTTTCTCTTCGGATGTGCACGCTTTCCCGCGCCCGCGTCTCTCTCCGTACCGGAGGGCTCCTCCGTTCTGGTCGGCGCCGGGGACATCGGCCATTGTCTCTGGAAGGGCAATCAGGCGACCGCCCGGCTGCTCGATCGGATCCCCGGCCTGGTTTTCACGACGGGGGACAACGCCTATCCGGAAGGGTCTGCTGAAGACTTCGCCGACTGCTACGATCCTTTTTGGGGCCGGCATAAGGAGCGGACCCGTCCTTCCCCCGGAAATCACGACTACCGGACCTCCGGCGCCGCCGGGTATTTTGATTACTTCGGCGCCAAAGCGGGCGAGCCGGATAAAGGCTATTACAGTTACGACCTCGGGGGGTGGCATATCATCGTTCTCAACAGCAACATCGATGTGAGCGCCGGCTCTCCTCAGGAGGCGTGGCTGCGGGCCGATCTGGCAAGCCATCCCAAGCGATGCACGCTGGCCTATTGGCACCATCCGCTCTTCAGCTCCGGGAGGCGCGGCAAGGCCGCCATGAAGCCGGTCTGGCAGGCCCTCTACGAAGCGAAGGCGGAGATCGTCCTCGCGGGACACGATCACGTCTACGAGCGCTTTGCGCCGCAAACGCCTGACGGCGCGGCCGATCCCGGCAGGGGAATTCGAGCCTTCGTGGTCGGGACCGGCGGGGCGGGCCTCGACCGCTTCAGGACAACGGCGGCCAACAGTGAATTCAGATATAACCGGGCTTACGGTGTCTTGCGGTTGGTCCTCAACGACGGGACGTATCAGTGGGAATTCATCGCGATGCTCTTTCCCGGACGGATGCGGGTGGTCGATTCAGGAAGCGGTTTCTGCCACTAG
- the pssA gene encoding CDP-diacylglycerol--serine O-phosphatidyltransferase, with translation MNQKKRPEMKELRRKGIYIIPNLFTSGNLFCGVFAIIAVFNAEYVMAAIAILVASIFDSLDGKLARLTKTTSRFGVEYDSLADLVSFGVAPGLLIYSWALSGYGRLGWVAVFLFIVCGALRLARFNVQVSGPESTDFVGLPIPAAASLIATLVMLDSYILHFGKEIRPALTLAVTYMLAFLMVSNIRYRSFKKFNLKDRKPFGVLVSLVLVLLVLVTAPQVMLFSLFAIYVLSGITEKPVVALYNRLSKKTGEAPPPAGEGVEDIEDKEIFLKN, from the coding sequence ATGAATCAGAAAAAAAGGCCGGAAATGAAGGAGCTAAGACGGAAGGGGATCTACATTATTCCCAACCTCTTCACCAGCGGAAACCTCTTCTGCGGTGTCTTCGCGATTATCGCCGTTTTCAACGCCGAGTATGTCATGGCTGCCATTGCCATTTTAGTCGCTTCTATTTTCGATTCACTCGACGGCAAGCTCGCCCGTCTGACCAAAACGACCAGTCGGTTCGGGGTCGAATACGACTCTCTGGCCGATCTGGTCTCCTTCGGCGTGGCCCCCGGTCTTTTGATTTATTCCTGGGCCTTGAGCGGCTATGGACGCCTCGGCTGGGTTGCGGTCTTCCTCTTCATCGTCTGCGGCGCGCTCCGACTTGCCCGCTTTAACGTCCAGGTCTCCGGCCCGGAATCGACCGACTTCGTCGGGCTGCCGATTCCGGCGGCGGCAAGCCTGATCGCCACCCTGGTCATGCTCGACAGTTATATTCTCCACTTTGGCAAAGAGATCCGTCCCGCGTTGACCTTGGCGGTCACCTATATGCTCGCCTTCTTAATGGTCAGCAATATCCGTTATCGCAGCTTCAAAAAATTCAACTTGAAGGATCGAAAGCCGTTCGGCGTTTTGGTCAGCCTGGTCCTGGTCCTTTTGGTCCTGGTGACCGCTCCTCAGGTGATGCTCTTCTCCCTCTTCGCAATCTATGTCCTCTCAGGAATCACTGAGAAACCGGTCGTCGCCCTCTACAACCGCCTTTCCAAGAAGACGGGCGAAGCGCCTCCCCCCGCCGGCGAAGGGGTCGAGGATATCGAGGACAAGGAGATTTTCCTTAAAAACTAA
- a CDS encoding DUF2905 domain-containing protein translates to MADIGRILIFLGLILALLGGIVLLAGKIPGLGRLPGDILIQRRNVTFYFPIATSILISIVLSLIFWLLSRR, encoded by the coding sequence ATGGCCGACATCGGGCGCATCCTCATTTTTCTCGGGTTGATCCTCGCCCTTCTCGGCGGCATCGTTCTCCTCGCGGGGAAGATCCCCGGCCTCGGCCGCCTTCCCGGCGATATCCTCATTCAACGGCGCAACGTGACTTTTTATTTTCCAATCGCTACCAGCATTCTCATCAGCATCGTCCTCTCGCTGATCTTCTGGCTGTTGAGTCGAAGGTAA
- the nadA gene encoding quinolinate synthase NadA yields MSVATEKRLIAKIERLKRERQAIIIAHNYQIGEIQDVADFIGDSLELSQKAAQTNAEVIVFCGVHFMAETAAVLCPNQTVLLPDLDAGCGMSEMITATEVRALKAKHPGAVVVCYVNSSAEVKAESDICCTSSNAAKVVQSIPADREVIFIPDQFLGAHVERQTGRKLILYNGYCPTHFRIMTSELAEAKSEHPDALVLAHPECTPQVSAMADQVLSTSGICTEARKTDHSEVIVATEIGILHRLQKENPDKEFIPACKWCDCAHMKVNTLEKLLWSLEEMQFPIAVPPSVAVRAKTAIDRMLEISKAK; encoded by the coding sequence ATGAGTGTCGCCACCGAAAAACGTCTGATCGCCAAGATCGAGCGGCTCAAAAGAGAGCGGCAGGCGATCATCATCGCCCATAATTATCAGATCGGGGAGATCCAGGATGTCGCCGACTTCATAGGCGACTCGCTGGAGCTCTCTCAGAAGGCGGCGCAGACCAACGCGGAAGTGATCGTCTTTTGCGGCGTTCATTTTATGGCGGAGACGGCGGCGGTCCTCTGTCCCAATCAAACGGTGCTGCTTCCCGATCTCGATGCCGGCTGCGGGATGTCGGAGATGATCACGGCGACGGAGGTCCGGGCGTTGAAGGCGAAGCACCCCGGCGCGGTCGTCGTCTGCTATGTCAACTCCAGCGCCGAAGTGAAGGCCGAGTCGGACATCTGCTGCACCTCCTCGAACGCGGCGAAGGTGGTTCAATCGATTCCGGCCGATCGGGAGGTGATCTTCATCCCCGACCAGTTCTTGGGCGCCCACGTCGAGCGGCAGACCGGCCGAAAGCTGATTTTATACAACGGCTATTGCCCCACCCATTTTCGGATCATGACCTCCGAACTGGCGGAGGCGAAGTCGGAACATCCCGACGCATTGGTCCTGGCCCATCCGGAATGCACCCCCCAGGTGAGCGCCATGGCCGATCAGGTCCTTTCGACCAGCGGGATCTGCACCGAGGCGAGAAAAACCGATCACAGCGAAGTGATCGTCGCGACCGAGATCGGCATTCTGCACCGGCTTCAGAAAGAAAATCCGGACAAAGAATTCATTCCCGCCTGCAAGTGGTGCGATTGCGCCCACATGAAGGTGAATACCCTCGAGAAGCTCCTCTGGTCCTTGGAGGAGATGCAGTTTCCGATCGCCGTTCCCCCGTCGGTCGCCGTGCGCGCAAAGACGGCGATCGATCGGATGTTGGAAATCAGCAAGGCAAAATAA
- the ilvB gene encoding biosynthetic-type acetolactate synthase large subunit, producing the protein MKLSGSQILIECLKREGVKVVFAYPGGVNLPVFDVLYDEKDLQVVLCRHEQGGTHMAEGYARATGKPGVVLVTSGPGATNTVTGIVDAYMDSTPLVILTGQVPTKMIGNDAFQEADVVGITRPCTKYNILVKDVNDLAQAIKEAFYIATSGRPGPVLVDLPKDVVLAKTEFKYPDKVYIRSYSPVYKGNKWQIKQAAQEILKAKKPVIYAGGGVLSSDAHQELRELAEITKIPVTLTLMGLGAFPGTHPQFLGMLGMHGTYWANMSIHNSDLIIAVGARFDDRVTGRVADFAPNARIIHIDIDPTSIHKNLAVHVPIVGDAKLVLRELNQLLRTSGNGNLGQHQPWMEQIEAWKKEHPLAYEQGDKIIKPQYVIDKIYAATQGNAIITTDVGQHQMWSAQFYKFNRPRTFINSGGLGTMGYGLPAAIGAQCAYPDEQVVCIAGDGGIVMNIQELATAVQYKLPVKVAIINNKYLGMVRQWQQLFYDGRYSSSFMGDSPDFVKLAEAFGAVGLRATEVSEVDDVLKEGLAASGPVVIDFQVDQEENCYPMIPAGAAINEMVFSDPDKGSKKAKGQKQEEKADGVLTA; encoded by the coding sequence ATGAAATTGTCGGGATCACAAATTCTGATTGAGTGCCTCAAGCGGGAAGGGGTCAAGGTTGTTTTTGCCTATCCGGGAGGGGTCAATCTTCCTGTCTTCGATGTTCTCTATGACGAAAAGGATCTCCAGGTCGTTCTCTGCCGGCATGAGCAGGGGGGAACACACATGGCGGAAGGATATGCCCGGGCGACAGGAAAGCCGGGCGTGGTTTTGGTGACCTCCGGTCCCGGCGCCACGAATACCGTCACCGGTATCGTCGACGCCTATATGGATTCAACCCCCTTGGTTATTCTGACGGGTCAGGTCCCGACGAAAATGATCGGCAATGATGCCTTCCAAGAAGCGGATGTGGTCGGCATTACGCGTCCCTGTACGAAGTACAATATTCTGGTGAAAGATGTAAATGATCTGGCCCAGGCGATTAAAGAGGCCTTCTACATCGCCACTTCCGGAAGACCCGGGCCGGTTTTGGTCGACCTTCCGAAAGATGTTGTGTTGGCAAAAACCGAGTTTAAGTATCCTGATAAAGTTTATATCCGAAGTTATTCCCCTGTTTACAAAGGAAACAAGTGGCAGATTAAGCAGGCGGCCCAAGAGATTTTAAAGGCGAAAAAGCCGGTCATTTATGCCGGCGGGGGAGTCCTCTCCTCGGATGCGCATCAAGAGCTTCGCGAGCTGGCGGAGATCACAAAAATCCCGGTGACCCTTACATTGATGGGACTCGGCGCCTTTCCGGGAACGCATCCTCAGTTTCTCGGCATGCTCGGGATGCATGGAACCTACTGGGCAAACATGTCGATCCACAATTCCGATCTTATCATTGCAGTCGGCGCCCGCTTCGATGATCGCGTCACCGGCCGGGTCGCCGACTTCGCCCCGAACGCACGGATCATCCATATCGACATCGATCCCACTTCGATCCACAAGAACCTAGCCGTTCATGTGCCCATCGTCGGTGATGCCAAGCTGGTCCTCCGTGAACTCAATCAGCTTTTGCGGACCTCCGGCAATGGAAATTTGGGACAACATCAGCCGTGGATGGAGCAGATCGAAGCGTGGAAGAAGGAACATCCTCTCGCTTATGAACAGGGAGACAAGATCATCAAGCCTCAATACGTGATCGACAAGATTTATGCGGCCACGCAGGGAAATGCCATCATCACCACCGATGTCGGCCAACATCAGATGTGGTCGGCCCAATTCTACAAATTCAATCGGCCCCGCACCTTCATCAATTCAGGAGGTCTCGGCACGATGGGATACGGACTCCCCGCAGCGATTGGGGCCCAATGCGCCTATCCGGATGAACAGGTCGTCTGTATTGCCGGCGACGGCGGCATCGTTATGAATATTCAAGAGCTTGCGACCGCGGTCCAGTACAAGCTGCCGGTGAAAGTCGCCATCATCAACAATAAATATCTGGGAATGGTCCGTCAATGGCAACAGCTTTTCTATGATGGGCGATATTCCTCAAGCTTCATGGGGGACTCTCCCGATTTCGTTAAGTTGGCCGAAGCTTTCGGCGCCGTCGGGCTTCGCGCCACGGAGGTGAGCGAGGTGGACGATGTTCTGAAAGAAGGACTCGCCGCCAGCGGACCGGTCGTGATCGATTTTCAGGTGGATCAAGAAGAAAACTGCTACCCCATGATTCCTGCCGGCGCCGCCATCAACGAGATGGTCTTCTCCGACCCTGACAAGGGATCGAAAAAGGCGAAGGGTCAAAAGCAGGAAGAAAAAGCGGACGGCGTGCTCACCGCGTAA
- a CDS encoding aspartate-semialdehyde dehydrogenase translates to MALQKKNAYHVAVMGATGVVGQEMVEILEERQFPVEALHLFASERSAGSTLTFRNKDIVVQKLSEEVFNGIDIVLGATGGDLSKKFSPHAVKAGAVVIDNSSAFRMEPAVPLVVPEVNGHTLANHRGIIANPNCSTAQLVMALKPLHDAARIKRVIVTTYQSVSGTGKEAMQELMEQTRALMNFQEVECKVYPQQIAFNCIVNWDADPETGYTEEETKIVNETKKIMGDDAIRITATTTRVPVFRAHCEAVNIETEKKLLPNEARALLSAFPGVIVMDDPGRKLYPTPIDVAGQDDVYVGRVREDRSVPNGLNLWVVGDNLRKGAALNAVQIAEALIR, encoded by the coding sequence ATGGCGCTTCAGAAAAAGAACGCGTATCACGTCGCCGTCATGGGGGCGACGGGGGTCGTCGGACAGGAGATGGTTGAGATTTTGGAGGAGCGGCAGTTCCCGGTTGAGGCGCTCCACCTTTTTGCGTCGGAGCGGTCGGCCGGCTCCACCCTCACTTTTAGAAACAAAGACATCGTTGTCCAGAAACTGAGCGAAGAGGTTTTCAACGGGATCGACATCGTCCTCGGCGCGACCGGCGGCGACCTCAGCAAAAAGTTCTCCCCGCACGCGGTGAAGGCCGGCGCCGTCGTGATCGACAATTCAAGCGCCTTCCGGATGGAGCCGGCCGTCCCGCTCGTGGTGCCGGAGGTCAACGGCCACACCCTGGCAAACCATCGCGGCATCATCGCCAACCCCAACTGTTCCACCGCCCAGCTCGTCATGGCGCTTAAGCCGCTCCACGACGCCGCCCGGATCAAGCGGGTGATCGTGACGACCTATCAGTCGGTCTCCGGGACCGGGAAAGAGGCGATGCAAGAGCTGATGGAGCAGACGCGCGCCCTGATGAATTTCCAAGAGGTTGAATGCAAGGTCTACCCGCAGCAGATCGCCTTCAACTGCATCGTCAACTGGGATGCCGATCCGGAGACGGGGTATACCGAAGAAGAGACCAAGATCGTCAACGAGACGAAGAAGATCATGGGGGACGATGCGATCCGGATCACCGCCACGACGACCCGCGTCCCGGTCTTCCGCGCCCACTGCGAGGCGGTCAACATTGAAACCGAAAAGAAGCTTCTGCCGAACGAAGCGCGCGCGCTTCTCTCCGCCTTTCCCGGCGTGATCGTGATGGACGATCCGGGCCGCAAGCTTTATCCCACACCGATCGATGTCGCCGGACAGGATGACGTCTACGTCGGCCGCGTGCGCGAAGACCGCTCCGTTCCGAACGGCCTGAATCTCTGGGTGGTCGGAGATAACCTGCGAAAGGGGGCGGCGCTCAACGCGGTGCAGATCGCCGAGGCGTTGATCCGATAG
- the ilvC gene encoding ketol-acid reductoisomerase: MKIYYDQDADTSLLREKQIAIVGYGSQGHAHALNLMDSGLKVVIGLREGRSWDKAARAGLKVMPVADAVKSSEIVMILTPDEVAGDLYQNEIAPNLKTGAYVAFAHGFNIHFGQVVPREDINVFMVAPKGPGHLVRSEFTKGSGVPSLIAIHQDPSKQTKAIALAYAKGIGGTRAGVLETNFREETETDLFGEQAVLCGGLTSLITAGYETLIEAGYSPEMAYFECLHEVKLIVDLVYEGGISNMRYSISNTARYGDLTRGPRIVTDETKKEMKKILNEIQSGQFAKEWILENRARRPVFNALAKKGEAHPIEQVGEKLRAMMPWLKKDRLVDRSKN; the protein is encoded by the coding sequence ATGAAAATTTATTATGATCAAGACGCCGATACCTCCCTGTTGAGAGAGAAACAGATCGCCATTGTCGGATATGGCAGCCAGGGACATGCCCACGCTTTGAACCTCATGGACAGCGGGCTGAAGGTCGTCATCGGTTTGCGCGAGGGGCGTTCCTGGGACAAAGCGGCGCGTGCCGGACTCAAGGTCATGCCGGTCGCCGACGCGGTGAAGTCGTCCGAGATCGTCATGATCCTCACCCCGGATGAGGTTGCCGGTGATCTCTACCAGAACGAGATCGCCCCCAATCTCAAGACCGGGGCTTATGTGGCGTTTGCCCATGGATTTAATATCCACTTCGGACAGGTCGTTCCACGCGAGGATATCAACGTCTTCATGGTGGCGCCCAAGGGACCGGGGCACCTGGTGCGCTCGGAATTTACAAAGGGAAGCGGCGTCCCGAGCTTAATTGCAATCCATCAAGATCCTTCCAAGCAGACCAAGGCGATCGCCCTCGCTTATGCCAAAGGAATCGGCGGGACGCGGGCCGGTGTGCTGGAAACAAACTTCCGGGAAGAGACCGAGACCGATCTTTTCGGAGAGCAGGCCGTTCTCTGCGGCGGGCTGACGTCATTAATTACAGCCGGGTATGAGACCCTCATTGAGGCCGGCTATTCTCCGGAGATGGCCTACTTCGAATGCCTGCATGAGGTGAAGCTCATCGTCGATTTGGTTTATGAGGGCGGCATCTCGAATATGCGCTACTCTATTTCGAACACGGCCCGTTACGGCGATCTGACGCGGGGGCCGCGGATCGTCACAGATGAGACCAAAAAAGAGATGAAGAAGATCCTCAACGAGATCCAGAGCGGCCAGTTCGCCAAGGAGTGGATCCTGGAGAACAGGGCGCGAAGACCGGTCTTCAATGCCCTTGCAAAGAAAGGGGAGGCCCATCCGATCGAGCAGGTCGGGGAGAAGCTTCGTGCGATGATGCCTTGGCTCAAGAAGGATCGACTTGTCGACCGGAGCAAGAATTAA
- a CDS encoding phosphatidylserine decarboxylase family protein — protein sequence MTEETQFPIAKEGFIFIASGAFFTLLGGLFLGPAAGWFFGTLTLFCIWFFRDPRRSVPQTEGALVSPADGKVVDISRTEEGRFLNKPAIKISIFLNVFNVHINRVPVAGKVIGVFYNAGRFFAANVPKASLENEQNAVVMEMPSGKRVVCIQIAGLIARRIVCWIKEGSVLNRGERFGLIRFGSRVDLFLPIETEIRVSMGQKVRGGETILGILR from the coding sequence ATGACAGAAGAAACACAATTTCCGATCGCAAAAGAGGGCTTCATATTTATTGCAAGCGGAGCGTTCTTCACCCTGCTGGGGGGACTCTTCCTCGGCCCGGCGGCAGGGTGGTTCTTCGGGACGCTCACTCTCTTTTGCATCTGGTTCTTCAGGGACCCCCGTCGATCTGTTCCGCAAACAGAGGGGGCGTTGGTCTCTCCGGCCGATGGGAAGGTTGTCGATATCTCGCGAACGGAGGAAGGGCGTTTTCTCAATAAACCGGCGATCAAGATCAGCATCTTTCTCAATGTTTTTAATGTCCACATCAACCGGGTCCCCGTTGCCGGAAAGGTGATCGGCGTTTTTTATAACGCCGGACGTTTCTTTGCGGCGAACGTGCCGAAGGCATCGCTCGAGAATGAGCAAAATGCGGTCGTGATGGAGATGCCGTCCGGGAAGCGGGTCGTCTGCATTCAAATCGCAGGGCTGATCGCCCGGCGGATTGTCTGCTGGATAAAAGAAGGAAGTGTCTTGAATCGGGGCGAGCGATTCGGCCTGATCCGTTTCGGCTCCCGCGTCGACCTCTTTCTTCCGATTGAGACGGAAATTCGCGTCTCCATGGGACAAAAGGTCCGGGGAGGCGAAACCATTCTGGGAATTTTAAGATGA
- the ilvN gene encoding acetolactate synthase small subunit has protein sequence MQHIISVLVENKFGVLSRVSGLFSGRGFNIESLSVGPTLDPTVSMMTIVTQGDDRIIEQITKQLNKLVDVIKVVDLTEKEYVERETALIKINTREQDRAEALRVADIFRAKIVDSTPNTYTIEITGDVQKIDAIINLLRPLGIKELIRTGRIAIAREEIKTISSKEEREKKMVSK, from the coding sequence ATGCAACACATTATTTCCGTTTTGGTCGAGAACAAATTTGGCGTTCTCTCCCGTGTCTCCGGCCTTTTTTCAGGCCGGGGCTTCAACATTGAGAGCCTCTCCGTGGGGCCGACGCTCGATCCGACGGTCTCCATGATGACCATCGTGACGCAGGGGGACGACCGGATCATCGAGCAGATCACCAAACAGCTGAACAAACTCGTCGATGTGATCAAGGTGGTCGATCTCACGGAAAAAGAGTATGTTGAGCGGGAGACGGCACTCATCAAAATCAACACCCGCGAGCAGGACCGCGCCGAAGCGCTCCGGGTCGCCGATATCTTTCGGGCAAAAATCGTCGACTCCACGCCGAACACCTATACGATCGAAATTACCGGCGATGTGCAAAAAATTGACGCGATCATCAATCTGCTCCGGCCGCTCGGGATCAAGGAGTTGATTCGAACCGGCCGGATCGCCATCGCCCGTGAAGAGATCAAGACCATCTCCTCGAAGGAAGAACGAGAGAAAAAGATGGTGTCAAAATAA